The following are encoded together in the Chlorocebus sabaeus isolate Y175 chromosome 20, mChlSab1.0.hap1, whole genome shotgun sequence genome:
- the PRR9 gene encoding proline-rich protein 9, whose product MSFSEQQCKQPCVPPPCLQKTQEQCQGKAEEVCLPTCQHPCQDKCLVEAQEVCLSQCQELSQEKCPQQGQDPCPPPCQDQCPPQCAEPCQELFQTKCVEVCPQKVQEKCSSPGKGK is encoded by the coding sequence ATGTCCTTCAGTGAGCAGCAGTGCAAGCAGCCATGTGTGCCCCCTCCATGCCTCCAAAAGACCCAAGagcagtgccagggaaaggctgAGGAGGTGTGCCTCCCCACGTGCCAGCACCCTTGCCAAGATAAGTGTCTAGTGGAGGCCCAGGAGGTATGTCTTTCTCAGTGCCAGGAATTAAGTCAAGAAAAATGCCCACAGCAAGGCCAAGATCCATGCCCACCTCCATGCCAAGATCAATGTCCACCTCAGTGTGCAGAGCCATGCCAGGAGCTATTCCAGACAAAATGTGTGGAGGTTTGCCCACAGAAAGTCCAGGAGAAGTGCTCATCCCCTGGCAAGGGGAAGTAG